Proteins found in one Larimichthys crocea isolate SSNF chromosome I, L_crocea_2.0, whole genome shotgun sequence genomic segment:
- the LOC113745706 gene encoding protocadherin gamma-A12-like, which translates to MHRQRALESFAFFFVVLHYAHGELSYSVQEELKRGSVIGNIAKDLGLDVGRLSARKARVDMEGNDRQYCGINLRSGDLVVVERIDREEHCGEKPSCVLKFDLLLENPLELHRLSLQVQDVNDNAPIFPKDIIKLEITESADKGARYRVNAAQDADIGKNSVESYILQPNPHFVFSIQTTSAGRKYGELVLDKELDREGQQEMKLMLTAVDGGSPQRSGTVVIHVIVLDANDNAPVFTETVYTATLPENSPINTPVITVSASDADEGVNGEVTYEFSRISDKSQNLFSLNEKTGEISVTGDIDYEEGSKYEVFVEAKDGYGLSSEAKVIIDISDVNDNAPVIYLKSLTNPIPENVSSGTEVGIINVQDRDSENNRQVRCSIQQNVPFKLVPSIKNYYSLVTTGQLDRELVSGYNITISATDEGSPPLSSSKTVQLSVADINDNPPVFEEQSYSAYVTENNKPGSTLCSVTARDPDWRQNGTVIYSLLSGEVNGAPVSSYLSVNGDTGVIHAVRSFDYEQFRSFKVHVMARDNGSPPLSSNVTVSVFISDVNDNSPQILYPAPEGNSFMTELVPKAAHGGSLVSKVIAVDADSGQNAWLSYHIVKSTDPGLFNIGLHSGEIRTQRDISESDGMKQNLIVAVKDNGQPSLSATCSMYLLISDNLAEVPELKDISYDEKNSKLTSYLIIALVSVSTFFLTFIIIILGVRFCRRRKPRLLFDGAVAIPSAYLPPNYADVDGTGTLRSAYNYDAYLTTGSRTSDFKFVTSYNDNTLPADQTLKKSPSDFADAFGDSDGSPEVGTYFA; encoded by the coding sequence ATGCACAGACAGCGCGCCCTTGAAAGctttgcctttttctttgttgtgctGCATTACGCACACGGAGAACTGAGCTATTCTGTACAGGAGGAGCTCAAGCGCGGGTCTGTTATTGGAAATATCGCCAAAGATCTCGGACTGGATGTGGGCAGACTGTCTGCTCGCAAAGCTCGTGTTGACATGGAAGGAAACGACAGACAATATTGTGGGATTAACCTTCGAAGCGGGGATTTAGTCGTTGTGGAAAGAATAGACAGAGAGGAGCACTGTGGAGAAAAACCTTCGTGTGTTCTTAAATTCGACTTGCTGCTAGAGAATCCATTGGAGTTACACCGGTTGTCCCTGCAGGTTCAAGACGTGAACGACAATGCACCAATTTTTCCGAAGGATATTATAAAGCTTGAAATAACAGAATCAGCTGACAAAGGAGCTAGGTATCGCGTTAATGCTGCACAAGATGCAGACATAGGCAAGAACTCCGTCGAAAGCTACATCTTGCAACCAAACCCTCACTTTGTGTTCAGTATTCAGACGACAAGTGCAGGCCGTAAATATGGTGAGTTGGTTTTAGATAAAGAGTTAGACCGAGAGGGGCAGCAGGAAATGAAATTAATGCTCACAGCTGTGGATGGTGGCTCTCCTCAGAGATCAGGGACTGTAGTCATACATGTCATTGTACTTGATGCTAATGATAACGCCCCTGTGTTTACTGAGACTGTATATACAGCCACCTTACCGGAAAACTCACCCATTAATACGCCAGTAATCACTGTAAGTGCATCAGATGCTGACGAGGGTGTCAACGGAGAGGTTACATATGAATTTAGCCGAATCTCTGATAAATCACAAAATCTTTTTTCACTTAATGAAAAAACTGGCGAAATCAGTGTGACAGGTGACATAGATTATGAAGAGGGATCCAAATATGAAGTGTTTGTTGAAGCCAAAGATGGTTATGGTCTTTCTTCAGAAGCAAAGGTAATTATTGATATCAGTGATGTAAATGACAACGCCCCAGTTATATATCTGAAATCACTGACGAACCCCATACCTGAGAACGTGTCATCTGGTACAGAGGTGGGCATCATTAACGTGCAGGATAGAGACTCTGAGAATAATCGACAGGTCCGCTGCTCCATTCAGCAAAACGTCCCTTTTAAGTTGGTTCCTTCTATTAAAAACTATTATTCTCTGGTGACCACAGGACAACTGGACCGTGAACTAGTGTCTGGTTACAACATTACAATCAGTGCCACTGACGAGGGCTCtccacctctgtcctcctctaaaACTGTTCAGTTATCTGTAGCAGACATCAACGACAATCCACCTGTGTTTGAAGAACAGTCGTACAGCGCATATgtgactgaaaataacaaacctgGCTCCACTTTATGTTCCGTTACTGCTCGAGACCCCGACTGGAGACAAAACGGTACAGTGATTTATTCTCTGTTATCCGGTGAGGTGAACGGTGCCCCGGTGTCCTCCTATCTATCTGTTAACGGAGACACGGGGGTGATCCACGCTGTGAGGTCGTTTGATTATGAACAGTTCAGGAGTTTTAAAGTCCACGTGATGGCCAGAGACAACGGTTCTCCTCCGCTCAGCAGCAACGTGACCGTCAGTGTCTTCATATCGGATGTGAATGACAACTCTCCTCAGATACTGTACCCGGCCCCGGAGGGCAACTCGTTCATGACTGAGCTGGTCCCCAAAGCTGCACACGGAGGCTCTCTGGTGTCCAAAGTGATAGCGGTGGACGCGGACTCCGGACAGAACGCCTGGCTGTCCTATCATATAGTGAAATCCACTGATCCGGGACTTTTCAATATTGGTCTCCACAGTGGAGAGATCAGGACACAGCGGGACATTTCTGAATCTGACGGCATGAAACAGAACCTTATTGTGGCAGTGAAAGATAACggacagccctctctctctgccacgtGTTCCATGTATTTACTTATTTCTGATAACTTGGCTGAGGTGCCAGAACTGAAGGATATTTCTTATGATGAGAAGAATTCCAAACTGACCTCTTATCTGATCATCGCGCTGGTGTCTGTGTCCACCTTTTTTCTGaccttcattatcatcatcctgGGTGTGAGGTTTTGTCGCAGGAGAAAGCCCAGACTGTTGTTTGATGGAGCAGTGGCCATCCCCAGCGCTTATCTCCCTCCTAATTACGCAGATGTTGACGGCACAGGAACTTTACGCAGCGCTTACAATTATGACGCATACCTGACAACAGGTTCTAGAACCAGTGACTTTAAGTTTGTGACGTCTTACAATGacaacacacttcctgctgaccAGACTCTGAAGAAAAGTCCATCTGACTTTGCTGATGCGTTTGGAGATTCCGATGGTTCTCCTGAGGTAGGAACATATTTTGCATAA
- the LOC113745756 gene encoding protocadherin gamma-A11-like, with product MGNTVNRRFSLYRLCVFFFFIGLRFVFGDVSYSVAEEMKRGSVIGNIGKDLGLGIATLSSRKARIDTDGNDKRYSDINLSTGDLIVTERIDRESLCGKKATCILKEELVLENPLELHRISIHVQDINDNAPLFSEDLISFEITESADKGARFLLTDAHDADVGTNTVQRYSLQNNEHFTINVATEGSGRKHSELVLVKELDREHENELKLLLTALDGGSPQRSGTAIIHVTVLDANDNAPVFSQAVYKTSLPENSPVDTPVVTVSATDADTGANGDITYSFDHTSDDHVSLFSLDHKTGEIRVIGSIDYESERSIEMRIRAKDGPGLTSFCTVLLDVTDVNDNPPAISLKSLTNPIPENVSPGTEVGIINVQDRDSENNRQVRCSIQENVPFKLVPSIKNYYSLVTTGQLDRELVSDYNITISATDEGSPPLSSSKTVQLSVADINDNPPVFEEQSYSAYVTENNKPGSTLCSVTARDPDWRQNGTVIYSLLAGEVNGAPVSSYLSVNGDTGVIHAVRSFDFEQFRSFKVHVMARDNGSPPLSSNVTVSVFISDVNDNSPQILYPAPEGNSFMTELVPKAAHGGSLVSKVMRWTRTPDRTPGCPII from the exons ATGGGGAATACAGTGAACAGAAGATTTTCTCTGTATcgcctttgtgtttttttctttttcatcggCCTGCGTTTCGTGTTTGGAGATGTGAGCTACTCTGTTGCGGAGGAGATGAAACGCGGGTCTGTGATTGGAAATATAGGCAAAGATCTCGGCCTCGGAATCGCCACACTTTCCTCGCGTAAAGCTCGAATTGACACAGACGGGAATGACAAGCGGTATTCTGATATTAATCTAAGCACCGGAGATTTGATTGTTACTGAGAGGATCGACAGGGAAAGTCTTTGTGGTAAGAAGGCGACCTGCATTTTAAAAGAGGAACTTGTTTTGGAAAATCCTTTAGAGCTCCATCGTATCAGCATTCATGTGCAAGATATAAACGACAACGCCCCACTGTTTAGTGAAgacttgatttcatttgaaataacaGAATCAGCAGACAAAGGAGCTAGATTCTTACTCACAGATGCCCATGATGCAGATGTTGGTACAAATACTGTTCAACGTTACAGTTTACAGAATAATGAGCATTTCACCATTAATGTGGCTACAGAGGGCAGCGGACGGAAACACTCCGAATTGGTTTTGGTAAAAGAGTTGGACCGAGAGCACGAGAACGAACTGAAATTACTGCTCACAGCTCTAGATGGTGGTTCTCCACAGAGATCAGGTACTGCGATCATTCACGTCACTGTGCTGGATGCTAATGATAACGCCCCAGTGTTTAGTCAGGCCGTTTACAAAACCAGCCTGCCTGAAAACTCTCCTGTAGATACACCAGTTGTTACAGTGAGCGCTACTGATGCAGACACTGGAGCCAATGGCGATATTACCTACAGTTTTGATCATACATCTGACGATCATGTCTCTTTGTTCTCACTTGATCATAAGACAGGAGAGATTCGAGTTATCGGTTCTATCGATTATGAGAGTGAGCGATCAATCGAAATGCGAATAAGAGCAAAAGACGGACCAGGTCTGACCTCCTTTTGCACAGTACTTTTAGATGTAACAGATGTCAATGACAACCCACCTGCTATCAGTTTAAAATCACTGACTAATCCCATACCTGAAAACGTGTCACCTGGTACAGAGGTGGGCATCATTAACGTGCAGGATAGAGACTCCGAGAATAACCGACAGGTCCGCTGCTCCATTCAGGAAAACGTCCCTTTTAAGTTGGTTCCTTCTATTAAAAACTATTATTCTCTAGTGACCACAGGACAACTGGACCGTGAACTAGTGTCTGATTACAACATTACAATCAGTGCCACTGACGAGGGCTCTCCACCTCTGTCCTCTTCTAAAACTGTTCAGTTATCTGTAGCAGACATCAACGACAACCCACCTGTGTTTGAGGAACAGTCCTACAGCGCATATgtgactgaaaataacaaacctgGCTCCACTTTATGTTCCGTTACTGCTCGAGACCCCGACTGGAGACAAAACGGTACAGTGATTTATTCTCTGTTAGCCGGTGAGGTGAACGGTGCCCCGGTGTCCTCCTATCTATCTGTTAACGGAGACACGGGGGTGATCCACGCTGTGAGGTCGTTTGATTTTGAACAGTTCAGGAGTTTTAAAGTGCACGTGATGGCCAGAGACAACGGTTCTCCTCCGCTCAGCAGCAACGTGACCGTCAGTGTCTTCATATCGGATGTGAATGACAACTCTCCTCAGATACTGTACCCCGCCCCGGAG GGCAACTCGTTCATGACCGAGCTGGTCCCCAAAGCTGCACACGGAGGCTCTCTGGTGTCCAAAGTGATGCGGTGGACGCGGACTCCGGACAGAACGCCTGGCTGTCCTATCATATAG